Proteins encoded in a region of the Agromyces protaetiae genome:
- a CDS encoding cytochrome c oxidase assembly protein, which yields MIGSLVLAVWALSPKKPEFDAALDVAAASAAVMTVASAATGLFTFLVVTGEQVDLSDAFGQKLGQFLTTIELGQAWLTTTLVAAAVTVLCFAVRNQTALVFVAVLSVVSLVPLAQQGHAAGAAGHGEAVTALGLHLVFAAAWLGGLLTLVLLKPRLDAERLPIVLARYSTVALVSFIVVAVSGYASAALRIGDWPALTSPYGVLVIAKVGALVALGVFGAVQRRLLIERISRAAAPAGTPAGGASVTGLPAGRPGNARGPFWLLVVIELAFMGIASGVAAALARTATPVDEEADLGSLARTPAEILTGEPLPPVPEWWRYFTEWSPDLIWLFFAGFGIFFYVAGVRRLRRRGDTWPVYRTVLWILGMLVLAYVTSGGVNVYEQYLFSAHMLAHMVLTMGIPVLLVPGAPVTLAARAIDARKDGSRGGREWIMLAVHSRFAQIIANPIVAAVLFAGSLWVFYYSPLFRWTMDDHIGHEWMVAHFLITGYLFVQSLIGIDPVPYRLPYPFRLVLLLGTMAFHAFFGLSIMMSSGLLLADWYGAMGWGTDALADQQVGGGIAWSIGEIPTVALAITVAIQWSRSDEKESKRLDRHADRTGDAELEEYNARLQAIAERDHERR from the coding sequence ATGATCGGCTCGCTGGTGCTCGCCGTCTGGGCGCTCAGCCCGAAGAAGCCCGAGTTCGACGCCGCGCTCGACGTCGCGGCGGCGTCCGCCGCGGTGATGACCGTCGCGAGCGCCGCGACGGGCCTGTTCACCTTCCTCGTGGTCACCGGGGAGCAGGTGGACCTGAGCGACGCGTTCGGGCAGAAGCTCGGCCAGTTCCTCACCACGATCGAGCTGGGGCAGGCGTGGCTGACGACCACGCTCGTCGCGGCGGCCGTCACCGTGCTGTGCTTCGCGGTGCGCAACCAGACCGCGCTCGTGTTCGTGGCCGTGCTCTCGGTCGTGAGCCTCGTGCCGCTGGCCCAGCAGGGGCACGCCGCCGGCGCGGCCGGCCACGGCGAGGCGGTGACCGCGCTCGGCCTGCACCTCGTGTTCGCGGCCGCGTGGCTCGGCGGGCTGCTCACCCTCGTGCTGCTCAAGCCGAGGCTCGACGCCGAACGCCTGCCCATCGTGCTCGCCCGCTACTCGACCGTCGCCCTCGTGTCCTTCATCGTGGTCGCGGTCTCCGGCTACGCGAGCGCCGCGCTCCGCATCGGCGACTGGCCGGCGCTCACGTCGCCATACGGCGTGCTCGTCATCGCGAAGGTCGGCGCACTCGTCGCCCTGGGCGTGTTCGGCGCGGTCCAGCGCCGGCTCCTGATCGAGCGGATCAGCCGTGCGGCGGCTCCCGCCGGAACGCCCGCCGGCGGAGCATCCGTCACCGGCCTGCCGGCCGGCCGCCCCGGCAACGCGCGCGGCCCGTTCTGGCTGCTCGTCGTGATCGAGCTCGCGTTCATGGGCATCGCCTCGGGAGTGGCGGCGGCGCTCGCGCGCACGGCGACCCCGGTCGACGAGGAAGCGGATCTCGGTTCGCTCGCGCGCACGCCGGCCGAGATCCTGACGGGCGAGCCGCTGCCACCCGTCCCTGAGTGGTGGCGGTACTTCACCGAGTGGAGCCCCGACCTCATCTGGCTGTTCTTCGCCGGGTTCGGCATCTTCTTCTACGTGGCGGGCGTCCGGCGGCTCCGCCGCCGCGGCGACACGTGGCCGGTCTACCGCACCGTGCTCTGGATCCTGGGCATGCTCGTGCTCGCGTACGTGACCAGCGGCGGCGTGAACGTGTACGAGCAGTACCTGTTCTCGGCGCACATGCTCGCCCACATGGTCCTCACCATGGGCATTCCGGTGCTCCTGGTCCCCGGTGCCCCCGTCACGCTCGCGGCCCGCGCGATCGACGCCCGCAAAGACGGCAGCCGAGGCGGCCGCGAGTGGATCATGCTCGCGGTGCACTCGAGGTTCGCGCAGATCATCGCGAATCCGATCGTCGCCGCCGTGCTGTTCGCCGGGTCACTCTGGGTCTTCTACTACTCGCCGCTGTTCCGCTGGACGATGGACGACCACATCGGGCACGAGTGGATGGTCGCGCACTTCCTCATCACCGGGTACCTGTTCGTGCAGTCGCTCATCGGCATCGACCCGGTGCCGTACCGCCTGCCGTACCCGTTCCGGCTCGTGCTGCTGCTCGGCACCATGGCCTTCCACGCGTTCTTCGGACTCTCCATCATGATGAGCAGCGGGCTGCTGCTCGCCGACTGGTACGGCGCGATGGGCTGGGGCACCGACGCGCTCGCCGACCAGCAGGTCGGTGGCGGTATCGCGTGGTCCATCGGCGAGATCCCCACGGTCGCGCTCGCGATCACGGTCGCGATCCAGTGGTCGCGGAGCGACGAGAAGGAGTCGAAGCGGCTCGATCGGCACGCGGATCGAACGGGCGACGCCGAGCTCGAGGAGTACAACGCGAGGCTGCAGGCGATCGCCGAACGAGACCACGAGCGGCGTTGA
- a CDS encoding HU family DNA-binding protein: protein MADKSLNKTELVAKIAASTGQSQAAVDAVLGGLFEALSEAVSSGTKVSIPGWLAVERTSRAARTGRNPQTGATIEIPAGFSVKVSAGSKLKAAAK, encoded by the coding sequence ATGGCTGACAAGTCGCTGAACAAGACCGAGCTCGTCGCGAAGATCGCCGCGTCCACCGGCCAGAGCCAGGCCGCCGTCGACGCCGTGCTCGGCGGTCTGTTCGAGGCGCTCTCCGAGGCCGTGAGCTCGGGCACGAAGGTCTCGATCCCGGGTTGGCTCGCCGTCGAGCGCACCTCGCGCGCCGCGCGTACCGGCCGCAACCCGCAGACCGGTGCCACGATCGAGATCCCGGCCGGCTTCTCGGTCAAGGTCTCGGCCGGCTCCAAGCTCAAGGCTGCCGCCAAGTAG
- the rpsN gene encoding 30S ribosomal protein S14 — MAKKSKIARNDQRKVIVERYAAKRLELKKALVDPNGTDETREAARVGLQKLPRNASPVRLRSRDAIDGRPRGNLSKFGISRVRFRDMAHRGELPGITKSSW; from the coding sequence ATGGCCAAGAAGAGCAAGATCGCACGCAACGATCAGCGCAAGGTGATCGTGGAACGCTACGCCGCGAAGCGCCTCGAGCTGAAGAAGGCGCTCGTCGACCCGAACGGCACCGACGAGACCCGCGAGGCCGCCCGCGTCGGCCTGCAGAAGCTGCCCCGCAACGCGTCGCCGGTGCGTCTGCGCAGCCGCGACGCGATCGACGGCCGCCCCCGCGGCAACCTCAGCAAGTTCGGCATCTCGCGTGTGCGCTTCCGCGACATGGCGCACCGCGGCGAGCTGCCCGGCATCACCAAGTCGAGCTGGTAA
- the rpmG gene encoding 50S ribosomal protein L33 produces the protein MAKQQDIRPIIKLRSTAGTGFTYVTRKNRRNNPDRLVLKKYDPVIRKHVDFREER, from the coding sequence ATGGCGAAGCAGCAGGACATCCGTCCGATCATCAAGCTCCGTTCGACGGCCGGCACCGGGTTCACGTACGTGACCCGCAAGAACCGTCGCAACAACCCCGACCGTCTCGTGCTCAAGAAGTACGACCCGGTGATCCGCAAGCACGTCGACTTCCGAGAGGAGCGTTAA
- the rpmB gene encoding 50S ribosomal protein L28 — MAAVCQVTGAVPGFGHNISHSHRRTKRRFDPNVQKKTYFVPSLRRNITINVSAKGIKVIDARGIEAVVKDMQARGVKL, encoded by the coding sequence ATGGCAGCAGTGTGCCAGGTGACCGGCGCCGTTCCCGGCTTCGGTCACAACATCTCGCACTCGCACCGCCGGACGAAGCGCCGCTTCGACCCGAACGTGCAGAAGAAGACGTACTTCGTGCCGTCGCTTCGCCGGAACATCACGATCAACGTGTCCGCTAAGGGCATCAAGGTCATCGACGCCCGTGGCATCGAGGCCGTCGTCAAGGACATGCAGGCTCGTGGGGTGAAGCTCTAA
- a CDS encoding glycine betaine ABC transporter substrate-binding protein: MKKTHLTGALALGAAATLALAGCTGAEAETLENGDRQDLTIAVFNGWDEGIAASELWKAILEEQGYNVELEYADVAPVYQGLTDDDYDVVLDTWLPITHSDYIEQYGDDMVDLGAWNEDAKLTIAVNEDAPIDSLAELADNADYFDNRLVGIEPGSGLNRVTSEEAIPTYGLEGLDYLTSSTPAMLSELKAATDAGEPIAVTLWRPHWAYDAFPIKDLEDPEGVMGDAEGIHSFGGKSFEENFPTLSGWLKNFKMDSDTLYSLENAMFNENDSDDYGPVVAQWISENQEWVDSLTS; this comes from the coding sequence ATGAAGAAGACGCACCTCACCGGAGCCCTGGCCCTCGGGGCCGCGGCGACGCTCGCACTCGCCGGCTGCACCGGCGCGGAGGCCGAGACCCTCGAGAACGGGGACCGGCAGGACCTCACGATCGCCGTGTTCAACGGCTGGGACGAGGGCATCGCCGCGAGCGAGCTCTGGAAGGCGATCCTCGAGGAGCAGGGCTACAACGTCGAGCTCGAGTACGCCGACGTCGCGCCGGTCTACCAGGGCCTCACCGACGACGACTACGACGTCGTGCTGGACACCTGGCTGCCGATCACGCACTCCGACTACATCGAGCAGTACGGCGACGACATGGTCGACCTCGGCGCCTGGAACGAGGACGCCAAGCTCACCATCGCGGTGAACGAGGACGCGCCGATCGACTCGCTCGCCGAGCTCGCGGACAACGCCGACTACTTCGACAACCGCCTCGTGGGCATCGAGCCGGGCTCGGGCCTGAACCGGGTCACGAGCGAGGAGGCCATCCCGACCTACGGCCTCGAGGGGCTCGACTACCTGACCTCGTCGACGCCGGCCATGCTGTCCGAGCTCAAGGCCGCGACCGACGCGGGCGAGCCCATCGCCGTCACGCTGTGGCGCCCGCACTGGGCCTACGACGCGTTCCCGATCAAGGACCTCGAGGACCCCGAGGGCGTGATGGGTGACGCCGAGGGCATCCACTCGTTCGGCGGCAAGAGCTTCGAGGAGAACTTCCCGACGCTCAGCGGCTGGCTGAAGAACTTCAAGATGGACTCCGACACCCTGTACTCGCTCGAGAACGCCATGTTCAACGAGAACGACTCGGACGACTACGGCCCCGTCGTGGCGCAGTGGATCTCCGAGAACCAGGAGTGGGTCGACTCGCTCACCTCGTGA
- a CDS encoding ABC transporter permease, whose translation MNDFRLPLGEWADAFIDVLTDALAGFFAVLRTIFLGFYDAVDWVLSTPPFWAVIIVIAAIAWWAKGWKLALGSLVGLTVVLGVNQWENAMDTLALVLVASTIAVLIAIPVGILAARNTVASNIIRPILDFMQTMPAFVYLIPALILFRVGVVPGIVATIVFAMAPGVRLTELGIRGVDKEVVEAGQAFGSSPGRILRQIQLPLAMPSIMAGVNQVIMLSLSMVVIAGMVGAGGLGGQVVQSLTRIDVALGFEAGLSVVILAVILDRVTGAFGGGLRGMRRPKRTAKGAGTDASKATDLAETDGSGLAVKHSTLKSPISQ comes from the coding sequence GTGAACGACTTCCGCCTTCCGCTCGGCGAATGGGCCGACGCGTTCATCGACGTGCTCACCGACGCGCTCGCGGGGTTCTTCGCGGTGCTCCGCACGATCTTCCTCGGCTTCTACGACGCCGTCGACTGGGTGCTCTCCACGCCGCCGTTCTGGGCGGTGATCATCGTGATCGCCGCGATCGCCTGGTGGGCGAAGGGCTGGAAGCTCGCGCTCGGCTCGCTCGTGGGCCTGACGGTGGTGCTCGGCGTGAACCAGTGGGAGAACGCGATGGACACGCTCGCGCTCGTCCTCGTGGCGAGCACGATCGCGGTCCTCATCGCGATCCCGGTCGGCATCCTCGCGGCCCGCAACACGGTCGCGTCGAACATCATCCGGCCCATCCTCGACTTCATGCAGACGATGCCGGCATTCGTGTACCTGATCCCGGCACTGATCCTGTTCCGCGTGGGCGTCGTGCCCGGCATCGTGGCCACGATCGTGTTTGCCATGGCCCCGGGCGTGCGGCTCACCGAGCTCGGCATCCGCGGAGTGGACAAGGAGGTGGTCGAGGCCGGTCAGGCGTTCGGCTCCTCGCCGGGCCGCATCCTGCGCCAGATCCAGCTGCCGCTCGCGATGCCGTCGATCATGGCCGGCGTCAACCAGGTCATCATGCTGTCGCTCTCGATGGTCGTCATCGCCGGCATGGTCGGCGCCGGCGGCCTGGGCGGGCAGGTGGTGCAGAGCCTCACGCGCATCGATGTCGCACTCGGCTTCGAGGCGGGCCTCTCGGTCGTGATCCTGGCGGTCATCCTCGACCGTGTCACCGGCGCGTTCGGCGGCGGGCTGCGCGGCATGCGCAGGCCCAAGCGCACGGCCAAGGGTGCGGGTACGGATGCCTCGAAGGCGACCGATCTCGCCGAGACCGACGGCTCGGGCCTGGCCGTCAAGCACTCCACGCTCAAGTCGCCGATCAGCCAATGA
- a CDS encoding quaternary amine ABC transporter ATP-binding protein, whose amino-acid sequence MPDSTTAAPLERPPIVEDQHTAPAQPALEVRGLTKFFGRRPAEALARLRRGASRDEIAALGTAAVIDADFSVAPGEIFVVMGLSGSGKSTLIRTLNGLLEPTAGTVSVMGKPITDVPAKQLRAVRRDHISMVFQHFALFPHRTVLDNAAYGLEIQGVPAAERRERAMRVIERVGLAGWEEKLPSELSGGMQQRVGLARALAADTDILLMDEAFSALDPLIRREMQEQLVELQQELGKTIVFITHDLNEAMFLGDRIAVMRDGRIVQVGTAEEILTDPADDYVASFVADVDRARVLTAANVMEPPRAVIAASAGPRAALRTMRDLQTSTVFVVRSGRKLLGVVHDRDVLRLVQRGERSLESVIRTDHATVAPDQYLSDLLESAALSPMSLAVVDEQGRLLGAVPRVTLLAALGNLSTDTAEIQVVEPPATVPVDVITETLRATSDPEAAAGTAVPGSAANEGGAR is encoded by the coding sequence ATGCCCGATTCCACGACCGCAGCCCCGCTCGAACGACCGCCGATCGTCGAGGACCAGCACACCGCTCCGGCGCAGCCCGCACTCGAGGTGCGCGGCCTGACCAAGTTCTTCGGCCGCCGCCCGGCCGAGGCCCTCGCCCGGCTCCGGCGCGGGGCCAGCCGGGACGAGATCGCCGCACTCGGTACCGCGGCCGTCATCGATGCCGACTTCAGCGTCGCCCCCGGCGAGATCTTCGTCGTCATGGGCCTCTCCGGCTCCGGCAAGTCGACGCTCATCCGCACCCTGAACGGCCTGCTCGAGCCGACTGCCGGCACGGTCTCGGTGATGGGCAAGCCCATCACCGACGTCCCCGCCAAGCAGCTGCGTGCCGTGCGTCGCGACCACATCTCGATGGTCTTCCAGCACTTCGCGCTGTTCCCGCACCGCACGGTGCTCGACAATGCCGCGTACGGCCTCGAGATCCAGGGCGTGCCCGCGGCCGAGCGGCGCGAACGCGCGATGCGCGTCATCGAGCGCGTCGGCCTCGCCGGCTGGGAGGAGAAGCTGCCCTCCGAGCTGTCGGGCGGCATGCAGCAGCGCGTCGGCCTCGCCCGCGCCCTCGCCGCCGACACCGACATCCTGCTCATGGACGAGGCCTTCTCGGCCCTCGACCCGCTCATCCGGCGCGAGATGCAGGAGCAGCTCGTCGAACTGCAGCAGGAGCTCGGCAAGACGATCGTCTTCATCACGCACGACCTCAACGAGGCCATGTTCCTCGGCGACCGCATCGCGGTCATGCGCGACGGCCGCATCGTGCAGGTCGGCACCGCCGAGGAGATCCTCACGGATCCCGCCGACGACTACGTCGCCTCGTTCGTCGCCGACGTCGACCGCGCCCGCGTCCTCACCGCGGCCAATGTCATGGAGCCGCCGCGCGCGGTCATCGCCGCGTCGGCCGGACCGCGCGCAGCGCTCCGCACCATGCGCGACCTGCAGACCTCGACCGTGTTCGTCGTGCGCTCGGGCCGCAAGCTCCTCGGCGTGGTGCACGACCGGGACGTGCTGCGGCTGGTGCAGCGCGGTGAGCGCTCGCTCGAGTCCGTCATCCGCACCGACCACGCGACCGTCGCGCCCGACCAGTACCTCTCCGATCTCCTCGAGAGCGCGGCGCTCAGCCCGATGTCGCTCGCGGTGGTCGACGAGCAGGGCCGGCTCCTCGGCGCGGTGCCCCGCGTGACACTGCTCGCGGCGCTCGGCAACCTCTCGACCGACACGGCCGAGATCCAGGTCGTCGAGCCGCCGGCGACCGTCCCGGTCGACGTGATCACCGAGACGCTGCGCGCGACCTCCGATCCGGAAGCGGCGGCGGGCACCGCCGTGCCCGGCTCGGCGGCGAACGAGGGAGGTGCCCGGTGA
- a CDS encoding YrhK family protein has protein sequence MTRPVATTTRRLRREAWGFAVGSLCFFAGALPPYAAWLGDVGANVTFVIGSVFFTLAAFIQLSLSGRRMPRRQMHRADRADWWAAAIQFAGTLLFNLSTAAALAAAIARPEAVGAGWRPDAWGSIAFLVSSTLAVVATKDRGRLWDPDARTWHGTWLNLAGSVAFGASAIGAYVVPETGDLLSEYWANLGTLLGAVCFFTAAVLSRRAVDDSSK, from the coding sequence ATGACGCGCCCGGTCGCCACCACCACGAGACGGCTGCGCCGCGAAGCCTGGGGCTTCGCGGTCGGTTCGCTGTGCTTCTTCGCGGGTGCGCTTCCGCCGTACGCGGCGTGGCTCGGCGACGTCGGCGCGAACGTCACGTTCGTCATCGGCTCGGTCTTCTTCACGCTGGCCGCGTTCATCCAGCTCAGTCTGAGCGGGCGACGGATGCCTCGGCGGCAGATGCATCGCGCGGACCGAGCCGACTGGTGGGCCGCGGCGATCCAGTTCGCCGGCACCCTGCTGTTCAACCTGTCGACGGCCGCCGCGCTCGCCGCGGCGATTGCTCGGCCCGAGGCGGTCGGGGCGGGCTGGCGCCCCGACGCGTGGGGTTCGATCGCGTTCCTCGTCTCGAGCACGCTCGCGGTCGTCGCGACGAAGGACCGGGGCCGGCTCTGGGATCCCGATGCGCGCACCTGGCACGGCACCTGGCTGAACCTGGCGGGCTCGGTCGCGTTCGGCGCCTCCGCGATCGGCGCCTATGTCGTGCCGGAGACCGGCGATCTGCTGAGTGAATACTGGGCGAACCTCGGCACCCTCCTCGGCGCCGTCTGCTTCTTCACCGCCGCCGTCCTCTCCCGCCGCGCCGTGGACGATTCATCGAAATGA
- a CDS encoding glutamate decarboxylase, protein MLKDDELIPTFSRAGEATTARYTQIPEGSMLPDTAYRIVRDETMLDGNARLNLATFVGTWMDEHADRLYKDSFDKNMIDKDEYPATASIEEYCWRILADLWNAPNRNDVIGTSTIGSSEACMLGGLALKRRWQHARRAAGKSTEKPNLIMSSAVQVCWEKFCNYFDVEMRFIPTTEEHPLMDGTGLEDVVDEHTIGVVALMGVTYTGAYEPVAQIAAKLDEIQAKTGLDIPMHVDGASGAMVAPFLQPDLEWDFRVERVQSINTSGHKYGLVYPGVGWVVWRNTAALPEDLVFKVSYLGGEMPTFALNFSRPGAQVLLQYYRFLRLGRTGYREIQQASQDVARYLSHGVSQLDAFELLTDGSDIPVFAWRLKAGHTDNWTLYHLSERLRIRGWLVPAYPLSGDLAGQTVMRIVCRNGLSRDLAEDLMRDIRTETAYLDALDSPMPHPGLGPTFHH, encoded by the coding sequence ATGCTCAAAGACGACGAGCTCATTCCGACGTTCAGTCGCGCCGGCGAGGCGACGACCGCGCGCTACACGCAGATTCCCGAGGGCTCGATGCTGCCCGACACGGCCTACCGAATCGTCCGCGACGAGACCATGCTCGACGGCAATGCGCGGTTGAATCTCGCGACGTTCGTCGGCACCTGGATGGATGAGCACGCCGACCGGCTCTACAAGGACTCGTTCGACAAGAACATGATCGACAAGGACGAGTACCCGGCGACGGCCTCGATCGAGGAGTACTGCTGGCGCATCCTCGCCGACCTCTGGAACGCACCGAACCGCAATGACGTGATCGGCACGTCGACGATCGGCTCCTCCGAGGCCTGCATGCTCGGCGGGCTCGCGCTGAAGCGCCGCTGGCAGCACGCGCGTCGTGCGGCGGGGAAGTCGACCGAGAAGCCGAACCTCATCATGAGCTCGGCGGTCCAGGTGTGCTGGGAGAAGTTCTGCAACTACTTCGACGTCGAGATGCGGTTCATCCCCACGACCGAGGAGCATCCGCTGATGGATGGCACGGGGCTCGAGGACGTGGTCGACGAGCACACCATCGGCGTCGTCGCGCTCATGGGCGTGACCTATACCGGGGCGTACGAGCCGGTCGCGCAGATCGCCGCGAAGCTCGACGAGATCCAGGCGAAGACGGGGCTCGACATCCCGATGCACGTCGACGGGGCATCCGGTGCGATGGTCGCGCCGTTCCTGCAGCCCGACCTCGAGTGGGACTTCCGCGTGGAGCGCGTGCAGTCCATCAACACGTCGGGTCACAAGTACGGACTCGTCTACCCCGGCGTCGGCTGGGTCGTGTGGCGCAATACGGCGGCACTGCCCGAGGACCTCGTCTTCAAGGTCAGCTATCTCGGCGGGGAGATGCCGACGTTCGCGCTGAACTTCTCGCGGCCCGGCGCCCAGGTGCTGCTGCAGTACTACCGGTTCCTGCGGCTCGGGCGGACCGGCTACCGGGAGATCCAGCAGGCCTCGCAGGATGTCGCGCGCTACCTCTCGCACGGCGTGAGCCAGCTGGACGCCTTCGAGCTGCTCACCGACGGCAGCGACATCCCCGTCTTCGCGTGGCGCCTGAAGGCCGGCCATACCGACAACTGGACGCTCTACCACCTGTCGGAGCGGCTCCGCATCCGAGGCTGGCTCGTCCCGGCGTACCCGCTCTCGGGCGACCTCGCCGGCCAGACCGTCATGCGCATCGTCTGCCGCAACGGGCTCAGCCGCGACCTCGCTGAGGACCTGATGCGCGACATCCGCACCGAGACGGCCTACCTCGATGCGCTCGATTCGCCGATGCCGCATCCGGGACTCGGCCCGACGTTCCACCACTGA
- a CDS encoding Fur family transcriptional regulator, giving the protein MKRNTWQREAVREALDDTEGFISAQALHSALHASGSPIGLATVYRALGDLASSGDADSLQSPEGEALYRACSTGHHHHLICRNCGLTVEIAADEVEDWAKRVAGEHGFTGAAHVVDVFGLCATCTEKLGAAPASPVE; this is encoded by the coding sequence ATGAAACGCAACACTTGGCAGCGCGAGGCCGTTCGCGAGGCCCTCGACGACACCGAGGGCTTCATCAGCGCGCAGGCGCTGCACTCGGCGCTGCACGCCAGCGGCTCGCCGATCGGCCTCGCGACCGTCTACCGGGCACTCGGCGACCTCGCGTCCAGCGGTGACGCCGACTCGCTGCAGTCGCCCGAGGGCGAAGCGCTCTACCGGGCGTGCAGCACCGGTCACCACCATCACCTGATCTGCCGGAACTGCGGGCTCACGGTCGAGATCGCCGCCGACGAGGTCGAGGACTGGGCCAAGCGTGTCGCGGGCGAGCACGGCTTCACGGGCGCGGCCCACGTCGTCGACGTGTTCGGGCTGTGCGCGACCTGTACCGAGAAGCTCGGCGCTGCCCCGGCTTCGCCGGTCGAATAG
- a CDS encoding metal ABC transporter permease → MGYFERAMLAAIVIGAGAGFVGALVVLRRRTFFAQALTHATYPGAVAAAALGVSVPLGAAVASVVIVAIMAGIARIRRQGAQVAAGVVLTGGFAAGALLQAAIPGLPIQPEAFLVGSILTVTDADIVLAAVVAVVAVLAVAAFGTRIVFSTFDPAGFRAAGFREWPVELLVLGLIAASVVSSLPAVGAILAIALIAAPAAAARLVVTSYRGVLFAAPVIGAASGIAGVLASRAFAIAAGPSIALAATACFVIALGVSRVRRLPWRARSIPVETAEEARIA, encoded by the coding sequence ATGGGGTACTTCGAACGCGCGATGCTCGCCGCGATCGTGATCGGGGCCGGCGCCGGGTTCGTCGGCGCGCTCGTCGTGCTCCGCCGCCGCACGTTCTTCGCGCAGGCGCTCACGCACGCGACCTACCCGGGCGCCGTGGCCGCGGCCGCGCTCGGCGTGAGCGTGCCGCTCGGTGCCGCCGTGGCATCCGTCGTCATCGTGGCGATCATGGCGGGCATCGCGCGCATCCGCCGCCAGGGCGCGCAGGTGGCCGCGGGCGTTGTGCTCACCGGCGGCTTCGCCGCGGGTGCGCTGCTGCAGGCCGCCATCCCGGGGCTGCCCATCCAGCCGGAGGCCTTCCTCGTCGGGTCGATCCTGACGGTGACCGACGCCGACATCGTGCTCGCCGCGGTCGTCGCGGTCGTCGCCGTGCTCGCGGTCGCGGCCTTCGGCACCCGGATCGTGTTCTCGACGTTCGACCCGGCGGGGTTCCGCGCGGCGGGCTTCCGCGAATGGCCCGTCGAGCTGCTCGTGCTCGGCCTCATCGCGGCGTCGGTGGTCAGCTCGCTGCCCGCGGTCGGCGCGATCCTCGCCATCGCGCTCATCGCGGCGCCTGCGGCCGCCGCGCGGCTCGTGGTGACGAGCTATCGGGGGGTGTTGTTCGCCGCTCCGGTCATCGGGGCCGCCTCGGGCATCGCCGGGGTGCTGGCGTCGCGCGCCTTCGCGATCGCGGCGGGCCCGTCGATCGCGCTGGCCGCGACCGCGTGCTTCGTGATCGCCCTGGGGGTTTCCAGGGTTCGGCGACTACCGTGGAGGGCACGCTCGATCCCCGTCGAGACCGCGGAAGAGGCACGGATCGCATGA
- a CDS encoding metal ABC transporter permease: MGLAEALFGAFELPFMARALGVMLVLAVVAGVVGVLVNLRGLEFISDGLTHAVFPGLAIGLAVAGTSGLVPGAAVAALAAAVVLTWLGRAGVASDAAIAIVLTATFSIGVIVVSKSSDYAGELEALLFGRVLTIPPADVLPLVIVSLVALAAVVLTMKQQLFRAFDARGSRAAGDPAFLLDLTLNAAVALVVVAAASTVGTLLVLALLIVPGAVARLVTDRLWVLFPVAGVFAAIAAWLGLSAGYAASVGLGVDLPAGATVVGVFVVGYALVLLGAWAAGRATVARVTPRGRMPRRAAADGDLAGERR, from the coding sequence ATGGGCCTCGCCGAGGCGCTCTTCGGAGCGTTCGAGCTGCCGTTCATGGCGCGTGCGCTCGGCGTCATGCTCGTGCTCGCGGTGGTCGCCGGCGTGGTGGGCGTGCTCGTCAACCTCCGCGGCCTCGAGTTCATCAGCGACGGCCTCACGCACGCGGTATTCCCCGGCCTGGCGATCGGCCTCGCCGTCGCCGGTACGTCGGGGCTCGTGCCCGGTGCCGCGGTGGCCGCGCTCGCGGCGGCGGTCGTGCTCACCTGGCTCGGCCGCGCGGGCGTGGCCTCGGACGCCGCGATCGCCATCGTGCTGACGGCGACCTTCAGCATCGGCGTGATCGTGGTGTCCAAGAGCTCCGACTATGCGGGTGAGCTCGAGGCCCTGCTCTTCGGCCGCGTCCTCACGATCCCGCCGGCCGATGTGCTCCCACTGGTGATCGTGAGCCTCGTCGCGCTCGCGGCGGTCGTGCTCACCATGAAGCAGCAGCTGTTCCGGGCGTTCGACGCGCGCGGCAGCCGCGCGGCGGGGGATCCCGCGTTCCTGCTGGACCTCACGCTCAACGCGGCCGTGGCGCTCGTCGTGGTCGCGGCGGCGAGCACGGTGGGCACGCTGCTGGTGCTCGCGCTCCTGATCGTTCCGGGCGCGGTGGCCCGGCTCGTGACCGACCGGCTGTGGGTGCTGTTCCCCGTCGCCGGCGTCTTCGCGGCGATCGCCGCGTGGCTCGGCCTCTCCGCCGGCTACGCCGCGTCGGTCGGCCTCGGCGTCGATCTGCCGGCCGGCGCGACCGTCGTGGGCGTCTTCGTCGTCGGCTACGCCCTCGTCCTGCTGGGCGCGTGGGCGGCCGGGCGTGCGACGGTCGCGCGGGTGACGCCACGAGGGCGGATGCCGCGCCGCGCCGCGGCCGACGGCGACCTCGCGGGGGAGCGGCGCTGA